In Aeromicrobium wangtongii, the DNA window AGCGGGACCGAGCCCGAGCCCAGGCGGGTCAGGCTGCTCAGATCGACCTTGGCGAGCAGCTCCTCGTTCTGCAGCAGCTGCCACAGCAGCGCGGGAGGCGCGACGGTGTAGGTCACCTTCTCGGCCGAGATCTGGCCGAGGAAGGTCATCAGATCGAACGGGTGGTGCTGCACCAGTACGCAGCCGACGCGCAGCCACGGCAGGAACATGCCGTTGATACCGGCCATGTTGACCATCGGGAACGGGTTGAGCAGGACATCGTCCTGGGTGAGGCGGGGCGCCTCGACCGTCGACCAGCAGATCGCGAGCCAGTCGTGGTGGCAGCGCGGGACGCCCTTGGGCTCGCTCTCGGTGCCGGACGTCCAGCACAGCGTGAGGCAGTCGTTCGCGTCATTGGGGTCCGCTGCGACCTGGGCCGCGACGCGGTCCCGCTGCTCGGCCGTCGCAGCCGTCGGTGCGATGTGCAGGACGCCGTCGGGGACACCGCCGGCGATCTCGGCATCGGGACCGTACGCGATGACGGTCCGCAGCGAGGGCATGCGGTCGAGCGCAGAGTGGATGTCCTCCAGGGGCGAGCGCCCGCCGAACTGGGCAACGGTCACGAAGGCCGCGAACTCGCCCTGGTTCGTCATGCCGACGACCTCGTGCTCGCGGTACTGCATCGGCAGCGGCGAGATGACCACGCCGATCTTCCACGCTGCCAGGTAGACCTCGGCGAGCTCGATCGTGTTGGGCATCTGCAGACCCACGATGTCGCCCCGGCCGAGGCCGAGCGCGAGGAACCGGTCGGCCAGGTACGTCACCTCGGCGTCGAGCTCGGCCCAGGTCAGTCGGCGCGGCCCGGCTCCGGTCAGCGCGACGCGGTTCGTCGGATCGACGATCGCGAGCTCATCGGCACGGGTCCGCACCTGGTGATCGAACAGCTGGTCGACGGTCTCGCCGGTCCACCAGCCCCGTCCCACGTAGTCCTGGACCTTCTCGGCGGGATGAAGTCCCCGAGGCATCGTCATGACAGCTCCTGACACATATGGGATGACCCCCACGGCGAGGCGACGAACAGCCCTTTGTGAGTGACACTCCAATTAACAATGTGATACACATTACTACAGTAAGCAGAGCGAGTCGTCAACGACTCCTCGCGCACCTCGACGGATTGGATCCACGCCGTGATTTCGTTGCAACCGCAGATCTGGAACCGGGCTCCGGGCTCCTCGGAGCCCGCACCCTGGATCTCCTGCCGGACCGGTGAGCGCGCATGAGCAGCCTGCGCGGAGCGCCCGTCGAGGGTGCCACGATCGTCATCACGGGAGCCAATCGCGGCATCGGGCTGGCCTTCGTCCAGGAGGCTCTCGCAAAGGGTGCCGCCAAGGTCTACGCCGGCGTGCGCGACCTGGGAGACATCACCCCCGAGCTCGCCGCCACAGAGGCCGAGCCCGTCCGGCTCGAGGTCACCAGCACGGACGACATCCGGGCTGCTGCTGCTCACTGCGCCGACGCGACGGTCCTGATCAACAACGCCGGCCTGCACGCCAACGACCGGCTGGTCAAGGCCTCCGACCCCGACGCGGCCCGCCGCGAGATGGAGGTCAACTTCTTCGGCCCGCTGGAGACGACGCGCGCCTTCGCACCCGTGATCGCCGCCAACGGTGGCGGGTCGATCGTCAACGTCCTGTCCGTCGCGGCCATCGCGCCGACGGCCTTCATGGGCGGCTACTCCCCCGCCAAGGCCGCCGCGCTCTACCTCGGGGGCATCGCCCGCGCCGAGCTCGAGCCGGACGGCATCACGGTCACCTCGCTCATCGTCGGCTCGGTCGACACCCGCATGGCCGCCCACGTCGACGGGAACAAGGAGGACCCTCGCGACATCGCGAAGGCCGGTCTGAAGGCCATGTCCCGCGGCGAGTGGACCTGCGACACCGACCGCATGGCGTACGAGTCACGGGCCCGGCTCGCCCTCGACCCCGTCCGCTACGAACGCGCGCTGGGCAAGCTGCTGTTCGTCTCCGACCTGAGCACCACGGCATGAGCACGCCGATCCGGGTGGCCCAGTGGGCCACCGGCGCGGTGGGCAAGACGATCCTGCGCGGCATCATCGATCGTTCCGACCTCGAGCTGGTCGGGCTGTACGTCTACGGCGACCGCAAGGTCGGCAAGGACGCCGGCGAGATCGCCCGCCGCGAGACCACCGGGGTCATTGCGACCCGCGATCTCGACGAGCTGATCGCGACCCGGCCACAGGTCGTCATGCACGCACCGCGTCTGCAGGTGCCGTACGAGAAGCACGACGAGGACCTGCTCACGCTGCTGCGCGCCGGCATCAACGTCATCACCACCGCCGGCCAGCACTTCCCGCGGGCCCACGGATCGCAGCGCGAGCGACTGTTCCTGGACGCGTGCGAGGAGGGCAACAGCACGCTGTTCGGCGTCGGCGTGAGCCCTGGCATCATCGGCGAGCGGCTGGCACTGGGCCTGACCGGTGCCAGCGTGACGCTCGACAGCATCACGATCGACGAGGTCCTCGACGCCCGCTCGATGCCGGACCCCGACTTCGCCTTCACCGTCATGGGCATGGGCTCGGACCCCGCCCAGCTCGACGGCAGCGGTCCCCTGCCGACCCTGTACGCCGCCCTGTACCTCGAGACCATCGCGTTCATGTGCGAGCAGATGGGCGTCACGTACGACGAGATCCGTCCCGACCACGTCGTCGTCCCGGCCAGCAGGGATCTCGAGGTCGCGGCGGGGCACATCGCCGCCGGCACGGTGGGCTCCACCGAGTGGCGCTGGCACGCGATCGTGGACGGCAAGCCGTTCCTGACCCTCGCGATCATCTGGACGATGGAGCCCGACCGCGAGGAGTACGCGGGCCGCGACCACTGGACGATCCACTTCAAGGGCAAGCCCGAGATGGTCGTGACCCTCAACCTGGTGGAGCCGGACGAGCCCGGCAGCCGGACCACCGCCGGCCAGTTCGTCACCGCCGGTCCGGCGCTGCGGGCGATCGAGGCGGTCGTCGACGCCCCCGCCGGAATCTTCGAACCGCCGGTGTTCGCACCCTTCCGGATGGACAGATGAGCGCTGCGCCGGGCTATCTGGACCCGCACTACTCGCTGCACCCCGATGGGAGTCGCGTCGAGCGGCTCGAGGACATCGTCCGCAAGCGCGCGGCGGCCACGCCGGAGCTGCCCGCCGTCATCGCGCCCGAGGGGACGACGACGTTCGCCGAGCTCGACCGGCAGGCCAACCGGGTCGCGCAGGCGCTGCTCCGCGACGGGGTGGTCCCCGGGGATCGGGTCTCGTACGTCGGCGAGAACGCCGCCTCGTTCCTCGCGGTGCTCTACGGGGCCTCCAAGATGGGCGCGATCCCGACGGCACTGAACTTCCGCCTGGCGGTGCCGGAGGTCGAGCACATCCTCGGCGACACCGAGCCGGCCGTCGTGGTGCTCGGCCGGGGGCAGGAACGGCTGGCCGCCGCCGCGGCAGCTGTCGGCAGCGTCCGGTCGGTCGTCACGGTCGAGGACGGCCCGGGCACCACCGGCTGGGTCTCCTGGCTGGACCGCGTCCGTGAGGACGATCCGGGGTACGCCCGTGGCGCCGACGAGACCGCGCTGATGTTCTACAGCTCGGGGACGACCGGCCGGCCCAAGGGCATCGAGCTGACCGGCCCCAACCTGGGTCAGGCACTCGCCGCGATGCACTACCTCCTGGAGTTCGACACCACGGCGGTCGCGCTCGCACCCATCCCGTTCTTCCACGTCTCGGGCCTCGGGCTGGCGCTGGTGGCCACCCTGAACGGCTCGGCGCTGCTGCTGCGCAACCCGACGTCCCCCGCGGACCTGTGCCGCATCCTGCAGGAGGAAAAGGTCACCCACGCGGTCGCGGTGCCGACGGTCATCCAGTTCCTGATGGCGCTGCCGCAGGTGCGCGAGGGCGACTGGTCCCGGCTGCGGTACATGATCTACGGAGCGGCCCCGATGCCCGAGTCCGTGCTGCGGGACGCCACCTCGGTACTGGGCTGCAAGTTCCTGCAGAGCTACGGACTGACCGAGTCGACCGGCGGGGTCACGATCCTGATGCCCGAGGACCACGACGTCACCGGCGCGACGAGCCACCGGCTGCGGTCGGTCGGCCGCCCCATGGCGAATGTTCCCGTGCGCATCGTCGATCCGGTGACGCTCGAGGACCTCCCGGCGGGCGAGCGCGGCGAGGTGCTCATCGGCGGCGGACACGTGATGCGGCGCTACTGGCGCGATCCGGCGGCCACCGCAGCGACCCTCACCCCGGACGGCTGGCTCCGCTCGGGTGACGGCGGCTCGTTCGACGAGGACGGCTACCTCTACCTGCACGACCGGCTCAAGGACATGATCGTCTCGGGCGGGGAGAACGTGTACCCCGCCGAGGTCGAGAGCATCCTCACCGGCCACCCCGACGTGGCCCAGGCCGCCGTCGTGGGAGTGCCCTCGCAGACCTGGGGCGAGTCGCCGATCGCGGTGGTCGTGCGGGTGCCCGGCGCGACGCTGACCGAGGCCGAGCTGATCGCGTGGTCGCGGGAGCACATGGCCCACTTCAAGTGCCCGATCTCGGTGGCATTCGTCGACGAGCTGCCCCTGAACGCCAGCGGCAAGCTGCTCAAGACCGAGCTGCGCTCGACGTACGGGAGCTGACCCCTCCCCGCCGCCGGTGCCGCGGGGAGGGGGTCCGGGTCAGACGAGGGTGAACGTCACCCCGCTGATCGTCACGGTGCGCTCGGCAGGCTCACGACCCGCGACCACGGCCAGGTCGACGCCGGTCATCATCTTGGCGTCGCCCTGCACGAAGCGCACCGTGCGCGAGCCGAGCTGCAGCTGCGGCACGTCGTCGACGACGCTGACCTCCAGGCCGAACAACGTGGCCCACTTCGCCGACTGCGCCTGCGGGTCCGGTGAGCTGATCTCGACGGCCAGCACGTCGTCGACGACCGGGGCATCGGGTACCTCTGCGTCGACATCGTCCCAGAACCACGCGTCCGGGTCGGCGATCTCGTCCAGCTCGACGAGCAGACCCAGATCGCCGGGGTGCAGCTGCACGATGCGGTGGCCGTAGGCCTCCAGGTCGTGGGCCCGACGGATGCCGAGGGCGTCCGCGGCAGCCAGCAGCGGCCCCAGGTCGTCGACCTGGATCGCGAGGCCGTATCCGCCGCCGACGCCGCCGGCCTTGGCGATCCAGCCGTTGATCGGCGCCTCGGGGGTCAACGGCCCCACCAGCTCGAGGTGAGCCTGCGGCCCGACCCGGAACGTCTGGTCGTCCATGCCGATGTCCTCCAGGAGCGGATCGGCGAAGCCGGCGGCCAGGCCGAATGCCGACCGGAGCTCGGCACTGGCCGACTCCATGTCGCCGGTGCCGATGATGACCTGACGGATCGTGGTGAAGCTCATCCGATGTTCCTCTCGTGTCCGGCCCACCAGGGGGCACGGAGCTCGCGCTTGAGCACTTTCCCGGACGGGTTCCGGGGAAGCTGGTCGACCACCTCGACGGCGGTCGGGCACTTGTAGTGCGCGAGCCGCTCGCGGGTGAAGGAGATGAGCTCGGCCGGGTCGATCGTCTCGCCGGCGCGGGGCACCACCACGGCCAGCGGCGTCTCGCCCCACTTCTGCGACGGCACACCGATCACCGCGACCTCCTGGACCGCGGGGTGGGCCATGATCGCGTTCTCGACCTCGGCCGGGTAGATGTTCTCTCCGCCGGACATCAGCAGATCCTTGATCCGGTCCTTGAGGAACAGGTAGCCGTCGGCGTCGAGGTGGCCCGCGTCACCGGTCCGGAACCAGCCGCCGGGCCAGAACGCCTCGGCGGTCGCCTGCGGATTGCGCCAGTAGGCCGTCGTGACGCCGGGTCCACGGGTCACGACCTCGCCGACGACGCCCGTCTCGCAGAGCGCACCGGTGTCGGGGTCCATGATCGCGACCTCCAGGCCCGGCACCGCCCGGCCCGCCGAGCGCAGCTTGCTGTCGGCTCCGACGACGTGGTCCTCCGGTCGCAGGAACGTCGTCACACCGATGGTCTCGGTCAGTCCGTAGCTCTGGGACAGCTGGGCGCCGAAGACCTTCTGCGCTCCGAGCATCACGGTCTCGGAGATCGGGGAACCGCCGTAGACGACGTGCTCGACGCTCGAGTAGTCGGCCGCGGACGCCTCGGGGCTCGTGATGAACAGCTGCATCACGGTCGGCACCATGATGACGTGCGTCGCCCGGTGACCGACCAGCAACGACAGCATGTTGTGCGGGGTGACCTCGGTGAACTGGACGATCGAGCCGCCAGCGGCGAGCGCGATGAGCGACCAGCCGCCCGCGGCGATGTGGTAGTACGGCGTGGGCACGAGGCTGACCGACGCGGGCGAGACGTCGAACATCGCACTGAAGGCGTCGACCGCCCAGAGGAATCCGCTCACGGTCGTGGTGACGCCCTTGGGGCGGCCGGTCGTGCCCGAGGAGTACATGAGGCAGCACAGCGTGTCGCCGCCGGTGTCACGGCGCGGGTCGACCGCCGGGTGCGCCGCGAGCCACTCCTCGTACGCCTGCCAGCCGTCGGCGACGGCCGGTGCCCCGGTCTGGGAGAAGGTCAGGCGCAGTCCCGTCCAGTCGTCGGGGACCAGCTCGGTCAGGTGATCCTCCACGAGGAGCGCCGCGGGGTCGGCGTCGTCGAGGATCCAGGCGATCTCCGGCCCGGACAGCCGGAAGTTCAGCGGGACGATCACCACGCCGGCCTTCGAGGCGGCGAAGAACAGCTCCCAGTACTCCGTCGCGTTGCGGGCGAGGTACGCCACCCGATCACCGGCTGCGAGACCGTGGGCGACCAGACCGGAGGCGACCGCGTCCGAGCGGGAGGACAGCTCGCCGTACGTGATGGTGCGGCCCTCCCCGACGATCGCCGGGGAGTCGGGGCAGGTCTGGTTATTGGCGCGGATCACGTCCGCGAGCGTCGTCCGTTCGACAGCGGTGGTGGTCATTGGTTGTCCTGTTCTGTCGTCCGATCGCCGCGTTCGACGATCGTGATGTCTTGACCCGTGAGGACCCCGTCGCACTGGTCGCAGCGGAAGGTCGCCACAAATCCCTCGCCACAGCCGCGGTGCTGCTGCACGATGGCAGGCCCCTCCGGCGCCCGGAACCACTCCTGGGCCCACTGCAGGGCGGCCGCGATGACGGGGTAGAACGCCCGCCCCTTCTCGGTGAGGTGGTACTCGGCCCAGTCGGGCCGTTGCGGATTCTGGGTCGCGACGAGCACGTCGATCCCGACGAAGGCCCGCAGGCGCTCGGCGACCAGCGTGGGCGGGGCACCCAGGTTCGTCTCGAAGTCCGAGAACCGGGTCACCCCACGGAACGCGGCACCGAGCAGCGCCGAGGCCCACCGGTTGCCCAGCACCATCATGGTCTCGGGGAACATCCCGGCCAGGCTGTGCGAGGTGTCGGACTCCGAGCGCCGGCGGGTGACGGACTCGGGGACGGATCGCTCCCATGAGCCGCTCGGGCCCCAGTCGCCGACGACGTCCTTGGCCTCGACCGGTTGCTCACACGCACCGCAGGTCAGCTGCGGCGAGAACTCCCGCCCGCACACCTCGTGCCGCATCGTCGGCAGCGACTCGCGCTGGTCGACCCAGCGGCGTTCCCACTCCCAGATCGCCAGCATGAAGGGCCACAGCGCCCGGCTGCGGTCGGTGACGACGTACTCGGCTCGCAGCGGATTCGTCTGGTAGATGTGCCGGCGCAGCAGCCCTTCCCGCACCAGCAGGTTGAGCCGACTGGTCAACGTCGAGTTCGAGATCGGCAGTGCCCTCGTGAGCTGACCGAACCGTCCCACACCCTGGAGGGCCTGCTGGATGATCAGCAGGGTCCACTCGTCGCCGAGCAGGCCGAGCATCCTGCCGATCGCGTTGGTCGCGTCCGGCAGGAGCTCGGTCGGCTGCGTCGCCAGCTGCGTCGCGCCGTCGTCGACGTCGATGGCTACAGCCCCACCGCGTCCGCTGCCGTGTCGGCCGTCTGCCAGCGACGCAGGTCCGAGCCCGGCGCCCACGTCGAGTGGGTGCCGCTGGAGATGCGCTGCGGCAGCTTGAGCTTGCAGACCGGCCCGTCGGTGATCCGTGCCGCGTCGAACACCAGGGCGTACGACGCGTCCGCGTTCATGTCGGTCGTGAGGGTCACCAGGTAGCCGTCGTCCTCGGACGTGCTGCCGACACGCGGCGCCATCGCGGTCTCGCTGCCGTACACACCGTCGCCGAAGGAGATCCGCTCCTCGGTGCCGTCGTGGAGATCGTGCTTGACCAGTCCGTCGAACAGGAACCACGAGGGCTTACCGGTCGCGGCGTAGGCGTAGCGGTACTTTCCGCCGGCGTAGGCGCCGTTCATCATGCCGAACTCGGTGATCGAGTCGCTGAGCTGCTCCTCCTTGACCTGGCCGGTCACGAGGTTGAGGCGCCAGCGGTGCAGCCGCGACTGCATGCGGTCGAGCGCGAGGAAGCGGAACGCGCGCTGCCAGTGGTTGCCCATGCCGTTGTCGGCGGGCTCGGGGTCACCCTGGAAGAAGCCGTCCAGGACGATCTCGTCGCCCTCCTCGTACGCGTTGACGAAGTGCAGCACGTACGTCGACTCGGCCTCGAACCACTTGATGTCCGAGGTCTGGCCCTTGCGCGGGATGACCGCGAAACGGGTCGGCGTCTCGGGGTGGAAGCGCGCGATGTGCGCATCAGCCTTCAGCGCCTCGGGATCCCAGTACAGCGGGCAGTCGTTGAGGATCGCGTAGTTCTCCGTGAAGGCCATGTCGTGCGGCAGGCGCGGGCCGGGCAGCGGGATGTCGACGTAGTGGCTCAGGTCGTTGTTCTGGTCGACGACGCCGTAGTGCATGTACGGCGCCTCCTTGCTGTAGTTGAAGAACAGCATCTCGCCGGTGCGGTCGTCGACCTTCGGGTGCGCCGACACGCCCCACTCGAACGGGAACTTGCCGTTCCAGGACTCCTTGCCGAGCGTCTCGGCCGACATCGGGTCGAGCCGGTACAGATCGCCGCACTGGTAGAAGCTGGTGAGCGCCACACCGCGGTGCACCACGACATCGGTGCTCGAGGCGTCCTTCATGCGGCGGCGGGCACCCCAGCCGTCCTCGCGCAGCGCGCTGGACGGTCGCTCGGCGAGCCCGGCCCACAGGGCCTGCCCGGCCTCCTGCTCGGCCAGGAAGCCGTCGGTGCGGATGAAGCGGTTGCGGTAGAACGCCTTGCCGTCGCGGAAGCCGACGACGTGGATCATGCCGTCGCCGTCGAACGGGTGATAGTTCTTCAGCGACGGGTGCACCGGGTTCTCGGTGTTGCGCAGGTAGACCCCGTCGAGGTCCGTGGGGATCTCGCCCTCGACGACCTCGAGGTCGTCGGCGTTCCACTCGGTGGTCTGCGGCTGCCACGGGCCGGTGCGGTACGGGTGGTCGTCATCCGCCGGGAGGGTGGACAGAATGCGACCGACGACTTCAACGTCCATCGTGGGACTCCTTCGCAGGGGGTTCGGGGGATCTAGGCGGCGGGAGCAGCGCCGACGACAAGACTCACCGTCGTGGCGGTGCTGCCGCCGAAGTTGAGGGTGCCGAAGGTCGTGGCGCCGTCGACCTGGTAGTCGCCGGCGGTGCCGCTGACCTGCTTGGCGGCGTCGAGCAGCATCCGGACGCCGCTCGCGCCGACCGGGTGGCCGCCGCCGATGAGGCCGCCACTGGGGTTGATCGGCAGCCGGCCGCCCATCTCGATCTCGCCGTTCTCGATCGCCTTCCAGGACTCGCCCGGACCGGTGAGCCCGATGTGGTCGATCGCGAGGTACTCACTCGGCGTGAAGCAGTCGTGGGTCTCGAGGCCGTCGAGCGCGTCGATCGTGATGCCGGCCCGGTCGAAGGCGTCGTTGACGGCATCCCGCAGGTGCGGCAGGACGTACGGGTTGTCGGCGTCCCGCTGGAGCTTCTGGGCCAGGCCGAGCCCCACGGTGCGGTGCCCCCAGCCCAGGACCTGGGCGATCGGGGTCGCGTTCGCGCCGGGATTGCGGCGCAGGTAGGAGTCGGTCACCAGGACGACACCTGCGCCGCCGTCGGTCACCTGGCTGCAGTCGAAGCGCCGGAGCCGGCCCTCGATCACCGGATTGGTCGCGTCGTCACGGCCCATGCCGGCGACGAGGTCCGGCACGTCCCAGCCACGGGTCTGCGCGTGGGGATTGCGCCGGGCGTTGGCGAAGTTGATCTGGGCGATCGCGCGCAGGTGGATGTCGTTGAGGCCGTAGCGGGCGTCGTACTCCTCTGCCACCTCGCTGAACATGTGCGGCCACATGTACGTCGCGTCCTGGCCCTCGTGCCCCACCCAGGCGGCTGCACCGAGGTGACCCGCGGCGGCGTCACCGCTCACGGTCTTCTCCAGCTCGACCCCCACGACGAGGGCGCTGTCGTAGTTGCCCGCCTTGAGGTCGGCCATCGCGGCGAGCACCGCAAGACCACCGGACGCGCAGGCCGCCTCGTGCCGCGAGGAGGGCGTGCCCCACAGGTCGGGACGCACGGTGGCGGGCATCGCGCCGAGCTGGCCCTGGCCGGTGAACAGCTGGCCGAATGCGTTGCCGACGTGGACGACGCCGATGTCGGCCCCGTCGATCTTGGCGGCCTCCAGCGTGCTGTCGACGACCTCGGAGGTCAGATCGGCGAAGTCCTTGCCCTCGCGGGTCAGATTGCGGG includes these proteins:
- a CDS encoding class I adenylate-forming enzyme family protein, which produces MTMPRGLHPAEKVQDYVGRGWWTGETVDQLFDHQVRTRADELAIVDPTNRVALTGAGPRRLTWAELDAEVTYLADRFLALGLGRGDIVGLQMPNTIELAEVYLAAWKIGVVISPLPMQYREHEVVGMTNQGEFAAFVTVAQFGGRSPLEDIHSALDRMPSLRTVIAYGPDAEIAGGVPDGVLHIAPTAATAEQRDRVAAQVAADPNDANDCLTLCWTSGTESEPKGVPRCHHDWLAICWSTVEAPRLTQDDVLLNPFPMVNMAGINGMFLPWLRVGCVLVQHHPFDLMTFLGQISAEKVTYTVAPPALLWQLLQNEELLAKVDLSSLTRLGSGSVPLQPTMVRGWQEKFGIGVINFFGSNEGISLLSSLEDFPDPMDRAQYFPRYGTEGVTYSGRIAEQTSVRLVDLATGEDITEPGRSGELRISGPTVFAGYLHGDRRPSPFDEQGYLKTGDLFEIAGDKGQFLHYLDRAKDLIIRGGMNIAPVELEALIAEHPDVIDVAVIGDPDEVLGERIAAIVTLKPGATMALDELVAFLRSRKIASFKLPERLQVVGEMPRNPVGKILKRDLRITSTKGVNA
- a CDS encoding SDR family oxidoreductase encodes the protein MSSLRGAPVEGATIVITGANRGIGLAFVQEALAKGAAKVYAGVRDLGDITPELAATEAEPVRLEVTSTDDIRAAAAHCADATVLINNAGLHANDRLVKASDPDAARREMEVNFFGPLETTRAFAPVIAANGGGSIVNVLSVAAIAPTAFMGGYSPAKAAALYLGGIARAELEPDGITVTSLIVGSVDTRMAAHVDGNKEDPRDIAKAGLKAMSRGEWTCDTDRMAYESRARLALDPVRYERALGKLLFVSDLSTTA
- a CDS encoding NAD(P)H-dependent amine dehydrogenase family protein, with amino-acid sequence MSTPIRVAQWATGAVGKTILRGIIDRSDLELVGLYVYGDRKVGKDAGEIARRETTGVIATRDLDELIATRPQVVMHAPRLQVPYEKHDEDLLTLLRAGINVITTAGQHFPRAHGSQRERLFLDACEEGNSTLFGVGVSPGIIGERLALGLTGASVTLDSITIDEVLDARSMPDPDFAFTVMGMGSDPAQLDGSGPLPTLYAALYLETIAFMCEQMGVTYDEIRPDHVVVPASRDLEVAAGHIAAGTVGSTEWRWHAIVDGKPFLTLAIIWTMEPDREEYAGRDHWTIHFKGKPEMVVTLNLVEPDEPGSRTTAGQFVTAGPALRAIEAVVDAPAGIFEPPVFAPFRMDR
- a CDS encoding long-chain-fatty-acid--CoA ligase, which codes for MSAAPGYLDPHYSLHPDGSRVERLEDIVRKRAAATPELPAVIAPEGTTTFAELDRQANRVAQALLRDGVVPGDRVSYVGENAASFLAVLYGASKMGAIPTALNFRLAVPEVEHILGDTEPAVVVLGRGQERLAAAAAAVGSVRSVVTVEDGPGTTGWVSWLDRVREDDPGYARGADETALMFYSSGTTGRPKGIELTGPNLGQALAAMHYLLEFDTTAVALAPIPFFHVSGLGLALVATLNGSALLLRNPTSPADLCRILQEEKVTHAVAVPTVIQFLMALPQVREGDWSRLRYMIYGAAPMPESVLRDATSVLGCKFLQSYGLTESTGGVTILMPEDHDVTGATSHRLRSVGRPMANVPVRIVDPVTLEDLPAGERGEVLIGGGHVMRRYWRDPAATAATLTPDGWLRSGDGGSFDEDGYLYLHDRLKDMIVSGGENVYPAEVESILTGHPDVAQAAVVGVPSQTWGESPIAVVVRVPGATLTEAELIAWSREHMAHFKCPISVAFVDELPLNASGKLLKTELRSTYGS
- a CDS encoding VOC family protein; this translates as MSFTTIRQVIIGTGDMESASAELRSAFGLAAGFADPLLEDIGMDDQTFRVGPQAHLELVGPLTPEAPINGWIAKAGGVGGGYGLAIQVDDLGPLLAAADALGIRRAHDLEAYGHRIVQLHPGDLGLLVELDEIADPDAWFWDDVDAEVPDAPVVDDVLAVEISSPDPQAQSAKWATLFGLEVSVVDDVPQLQLGSRTVRFVQGDAKMMTGVDLAVVAGREPAERTVTISGVTFTLV
- a CDS encoding long-chain-fatty-acid--CoA ligase: MTTTAVERTTLADVIRANNQTCPDSPAIVGEGRTITYGELSSRSDAVASGLVAHGLAAGDRVAYLARNATEYWELFFAASKAGVVIVPLNFRLSGPEIAWILDDADPAALLVEDHLTELVPDDWTGLRLTFSQTGAPAVADGWQAYEEWLAAHPAVDPRRDTGGDTLCCLMYSSGTTGRPKGVTTTVSGFLWAVDAFSAMFDVSPASVSLVPTPYYHIAAGGWSLIALAAGGSIVQFTEVTPHNMLSLLVGHRATHVIMVPTVMQLFITSPEASAADYSSVEHVVYGGSPISETVMLGAQKVFGAQLSQSYGLTETIGVTTFLRPEDHVVGADSKLRSAGRAVPGLEVAIMDPDTGALCETGVVGEVVTRGPGVTTAYWRNPQATAEAFWPGGWFRTGDAGHLDADGYLFLKDRIKDLLMSGGENIYPAEVENAIMAHPAVQEVAVIGVPSQKWGETPLAVVVPRAGETIDPAELISFTRERLAHYKCPTAVEVVDQLPRNPSGKVLKRELRAPWWAGHERNIG
- a CDS encoding winged helix-turn-helix transcriptional regulator, whose translation is MGAGLGPASLADGRHGSGRGGAVAIDVDDGATQLATQPTELLPDATNAIGRMLGLLGDEWTLLIIQQALQGVGRFGQLTRALPISNSTLTSRLNLLVREGLLRRHIYQTNPLRAEYVVTDRSRALWPFMLAIWEWERRWVDQRESLPTMRHEVCGREFSPQLTCGACEQPVEAKDVVGDWGPSGSWERSVPESVTRRRSESDTSHSLAGMFPETMMVLGNRWASALLGAAFRGVTRFSDFETNLGAPPTLVAERLRAFVGIDVLVATQNPQRPDWAEYHLTEKGRAFYPVIAAALQWAQEWFRAPEGPAIVQQHRGCGEGFVATFRCDQCDGVLTGQDITIVERGDRTTEQDNQ
- a CDS encoding carotenoid oxygenase family protein, which produces MDVEVVGRILSTLPADDDHPYRTGPWQPQTTEWNADDLEVVEGEIPTDLDGVYLRNTENPVHPSLKNYHPFDGDGMIHVVGFRDGKAFYRNRFIRTDGFLAEQEAGQALWAGLAERPSSALREDGWGARRRMKDASSTDVVVHRGVALTSFYQCGDLYRLDPMSAETLGKESWNGKFPFEWGVSAHPKVDDRTGEMLFFNYSKEAPYMHYGVVDQNNDLSHYVDIPLPGPRLPHDMAFTENYAILNDCPLYWDPEALKADAHIARFHPETPTRFAVIPRKGQTSDIKWFEAESTYVLHFVNAYEEGDEIVLDGFFQGDPEPADNGMGNHWQRAFRFLALDRMQSRLHRWRLNLVTGQVKEEQLSDSITEFGMMNGAYAGGKYRYAYAATGKPSWFLFDGLVKHDLHDGTEERISFGDGVYGSETAMAPRVGSTSEDDGYLVTLTTDMNADASYALVFDAARITDGPVCKLKLPQRISSGTHSTWAPGSDLRRWQTADTAADAVGL
- a CDS encoding acetyl-CoA acetyltransferase, with the protein product MSENIWVLGGYQSDFARNLTREGKDFADLTSEVVDSTLEAAKIDGADIGVVHVGNAFGQLFTGQGQLGAMPATVRPDLWGTPSSRHEAACASGGLAVLAAMADLKAGNYDSALVVGVELEKTVSGDAAAGHLGAAAWVGHEGQDATYMWPHMFSEVAEEYDARYGLNDIHLRAIAQINFANARRNPHAQTRGWDVPDLVAGMGRDDATNPVIEGRLRRFDCSQVTDGGAGVVLVTDSYLRRNPGANATPIAQVLGWGHRTVGLGLAQKLQRDADNPYVLPHLRDAVNDAFDRAGITIDALDGLETHDCFTPSEYLAIDHIGLTGPGESWKAIENGEIEMGGRLPINPSGGLIGGGHPVGASGVRMLLDAAKQVSGTAGDYQVDGATTFGTLNFGGSTATTVSLVVGAAPAA